The Anopheles coluzzii chromosome 2, AcolN3, whole genome shotgun sequence genome window below encodes:
- the LOC120949597 gene encoding prostasin-like has product MLECRFVLPLALLLTISLLSAEAIQHCGMRKVKRVNLILGGRNATAGKWPWHATLMHRTGDAKKLACGGNVIDKHTILTAAHCLYDRHKLIALDRLVVILGRTELSVEEPWSHSYVPERLILHPGYKQANVKDDIAMVKLASEITMSDYIFPVCLWPRGLGHEDITGRKGFVVGYGLNDAGSTSNHLLDVEVPVVDRWTCLESNRGTLSSQLASTMLCAGARDGVGPCNGDSGGGMFFRAGNEWHIRGIVSFAPNLDGTDKCDPKQYAIYTDVAKYLDWIANELGNVTQGTTSESMANSTDFREGQTWLTVNRDGCGLEAPVYTNLRHSASAFVAPWVAKIEYVGEERAGRDNECQAYLITEWHLLTLASCVADVDQNEQELYVRLGKFSIPGLPKPQIRYVEQIIIHERFKKSNNANDVALLKLRKKANVDEGFVNSICLAPAMFEGNDWITYELEGKNKNTTRSAYSILTRFDTEACREEYAQLGRYLPSDDSFVCFGQLYQYHPLPLTHITVPGRVTIYWREKIYLLGLVSSFLPIPSTVGDPETSFQYLTVTNVSFYRSWIEDHILF; this is encoded by the exons ATGCTGGagtgtcgttttgttttgcctctGGCATTGTTGCTGACGATCAGTTTGCTATCAGCTGAAGCGATTCAGCACTGTGGCATGCGTAAGGTGAAACGTGTGAATTTAATTCTTGGTGGACGGAATGCAACGGCCGGTAAATGGCCCTGGCACGCAACGCTAATGCATCGGACGGGAGACGCAAAAAAGCTCGCTTGTGGAGGAAACGTCATCGATAAGCATACAATTTTAACCG CGGCTCATTGTTTGTACGATCGGCATAAATTGATCGCGCTAGATCGCTTGGTGGTAATTTTGGGACGGACTGAGCTGTCCGTTGAAGAACCGTGGAGTCACTCCTATGTGCCGGAGCGCCTCATCCTACACCCAGGCTACAAGCAGGCCAACGTGAAGGACGACATTGCGATGGTAAAGCTAGCGAGCGAGATCACGATGAGTGACTACATCTTCCCGGTATGCCTGTGGCCGCGGGGTCTCGGTCACGAGGACATCACCGGTCGCAAAGGGTTTGTGGTTGGGTACGGATTGAACGATGCCGGTAGCACATCGAACCACCTGCTAGATGTGGAGGTGCCCGTCGTCGATCGCTGGACCTGTTTGGAGAGCAACCGAGGTACGCTCAGTTCCCAGCTGGCCTCGACGATGCTGTGTGCCGGGGCACGGGACGGTGTGGGCCCCTGTAATGGTGATAGTGGCGGTGGAATGTTCTTCAGGGCAGGTAATGAGTGGCATATTCGAGGCATTGTCTCTTTCGCTCCCAATCTGGACGGTACCGACAAGTGTGATCCAAAGCAGTACGCGATCTACACGGACGTGGCCAAGTATTTGGATTGGATTGCGAACGAACTGGGCAATGTGACGCAAGGCACCACATCCGAAAGTATGGCAAATTCGACCGATTTTCGAGAGGGTCAGACGTGGCTCACGGTCAATCGGGACGGATGTGGCTTGGAAGCACCCGTGTACACGAATTTACGACACAGCGCCAGTGCTTTTGTTGCACCTTGGGTGGCGAAAATCGAATACGTAGGTGAAGAACGGGCGGGGCGTGACAATGAGTGTCAAGCATATCTGATTACCGAATGGCATCTCCTAACACTAGCCTCATGCGTTGCAGACGTGGATCAGAACGAGCAGGA ACTCTACGTGCGGTTGGGTAAATTTAGCATTCCAGGCTTACCCAAACCCCAGATCCGGTACGTGGAGCAGATCATTATTCACGAGCGGTTCAAAAAATCCAACAATGCCAACGATGTGGCGCTGCTGAAGCTGCGTAAAAAAGCAAACGTTGACGAGGGATTCGTAAACTCGATCTGTTTGGCACCGGCAATGTTTGAGGGGAATGATTGGATTACGTATGAACTGGAAGGAAAAAATAAGAATACTACACGCTCAGCTTATTCCATTTTAACACGGTTCGATACAGAGGCTTGCAGAGAGGAGTATGCGCAACTAGGGAGGTACCTACCGTCAGACGACAGTTTTGTATGTTTCGGACAACTATACCAATACCATCCTTTACCGTTGACGCATATCACTGTGCCGGGCCGTGTGACGATATATTGGCGCGAAAAGATATACCTGTTGGGTTTAGTTTCCAGCTTTCTGCCCATCCCTTCAACAGTGGGAGACCCTGAAACAAGCTTCCAATACCTTACCGTTACAAATGTAAGTTTCTA